In the genome of Tsukamurella paurometabola DSM 20162, the window CGCGACAGGGCGAGGCCGATGACTGGCGCATGTCGATGAGCTACTTCGAGGACGCGAAGCGGCTGGGCAGCGAACTGTCCCTGGATGAAAGCTCGGGACTGCGCCTGTCATCGAGCAAGCGGACGTCGCCCGCCACCGTCTGATCCGCTCCGCCGACGCGCTCTCCGGCGTTCCGCAGCACCGTGCACCCCCGCACGGTAGTTTCGCTTCGGACGCCGAGAGGGCGCGTCGGCCATTTCCGGAGAGGGCACCATGGGCAGCATCCACGCACACGAATTCGTCACGCTCGACGGCTATTTCGATGACCCCAGTTTCACCGTCCCGTTCGGATTCGATCCGGCGATGGGCGAGACGTTGGGCGCGATCACCGGGGCGGCGAGCGATATCCTGTTGGGCCGCAACACGTACGAGATGTTCGCGCCGGCTTGGCGCGACCGCACGCCGGAGGACGATCCGGGTGCCCCGTTCTTCAACGAGACCACCAAGCACGTGGTGGGGGCGAACCCGCTCGTCGAGCAGTGGAACAACACGGTGCCTCTGGGCGCGTACGACCCGGCGAAGATCGCCGAGCTGAAGGCGTCGAGCGCGGGCGACATCTACATCAGCGGCAGCGGCCGGCTGGTGCGGGCCCTGCTCCGCGAGGGTCTCCTCGATTCGCTGCACCTGTTCGTCTACCCCGTGGTGCTCGGCACGGGCGAGCGCCTGTTCGCCGATGACCAGCTGACGCTGGCCCTCCAGGAGTCGCAGGCCTACGACAACGGCGTACTGCACCTCGCGTACGGGCCCGCCGCGTAGCTCGTGGGCCTGCTCTCCTTCGAGGAACGACGGGGCCCGGGCTGGTTCCTGGCGCTGCGCACCACCCGCGCCGACGGCTCGGCCGTACTGACGCCGGTGTGGGCCGCGCAGGTCGACGGGGATTGGTACGTGTGCACACCGTCGCGATCGGGGAAGGCGCGGCGCATCCGGTCCGAACCGCGCGTCGACGTGGCGGACGCCGATTTCTCCGGCGCTGCCCTGAGCGCGTGGACACCGGCGACGGCCCGGATCGTCGACGGTGCTGAGGCGCGCCGCGGCCGTCGCGCCCTGTGGAGCAAGTACCGGCTGCAATTCCTGATCTTCCGTGCCGCCGCCGCGGGGAGGCGCCGCAGATACGGCGGGCCACCGGTGATCATCGCGATCCACCGGGCTCAGTGAACCGGCATCACCCCTGCAACCTGCGCGAACATGGCAAGCTCAGGGTCTCCCGCTACCGTGGAACGGATGCGTGAAGACAGTCTGGCAGT includes:
- a CDS encoding dihydrofolate reductase family protein, producing the protein MGSIHAHEFVTLDGYFDDPSFTVPFGFDPAMGETLGAITGAASDILLGRNTYEMFAPAWRDRTPEDDPGAPFFNETTKHVVGANPLVEQWNNTVPLGAYDPAKIAELKASSAGDIYISGSGRLVRALLREGLLDSLHLFVYPVVLGTGERLFADDQLTLALQESQAYDNGVLHLAYGPAA
- a CDS encoding PPOX class F420-dependent oxidoreductase, whose protein sequence is MGLLSFEERRGPGWFLALRTTRADGSAVLTPVWAAQVDGDWYVCTPSRSGKARRIRSEPRVDVADADFSGAALSAWTPATARIVDGAEARRGRRALWSKYRLQFLIFRAAAAGRRRRYGGPPVIIAIHRAQ